The Terriglobus roseus region CTTTGTCAGGCGGGTCTACGAAACAGGCGATACGAATCCGAAATAACATCATCGTTCTGGACGGTGGTGTACCGCTTTTCTCTCCGAATAGCAGACCTGTGCCATTTCAGGCGCAAGCAAATCTTGTCTGGTGGCTGCAGCCAGGTAAGGATGGACGATCACATCTCCCGGAAGGTTTTCAGCTTGTAAATCCCATGCTGCGAAATCCCTCCAACGGCGATTTTCGTCTCTCCGACGCCAGCCCTGCGTTGCATCGCGGCGTACCCACGGCATTGAACTGGACATTGGATGGCCGTATGAGAACTTCCAAAATCCCCGATAGCATCGGGGCTTTCTAAGAAGTTACTTGCGACCGATCGCTCTGCTGCAGAAGTTGCAGCAGTATCTTCTCGAACCCAGCCCGCCCTTTTTCGACATCGAAGCGCGACGCCCATTCGAGCCCATGCGCGCGGAACCGAGCCCGCAACGCATCGTCGGACATAAGAAGCGCGATGGCATCCGCTATTTGAGGAATCGATTCACCATCGACAAGCAATCCGTTGTGGCCATGATCAATCGCATCGCCTGTTCCTCCAGCGACACCACCAATAACAGGCAAGCCGCAAGCAGCCGCTTCAAGAAAGACCACTCCAAAGCCTTCCGTATCTCCATTGAGATTGCGATTCGGCTGCAGGAAAACGTCAGCGGCTTCATAACATCCCGGCAGATCGGCATCAGAAACGAAGCCCAAAAACTCCACCACATCTTCAAGCTTCAGTTCACTGATCAGACGTTGAAGTGATCCCAACTCCGATCCCTTACCCGCGATAACGTAGCGCCAGTCATCTTGCAAGTCGCCGCTCTGTTTCAAACGAGCAAGTGCTCGCAGCGCCTGATCAATTCCCTTTCGTGGTTCAAGACGCGCTACGGTAAGCAACACCTTCTTGTCGCTCCATCCATAGCGACTCCGAAGCTCTTCTCGCCTGCCAGATACATAGAAACGATCATGGTCAATAAAGTTTGGCAATACGGTCACACGATCTGAGATACGCGCAATAAGGTCTGCCGTGTAACGACTAACGGCAATATTCATATCAGCATCGCGCAGACTACGCCTCTGATACATACGCATAATCGGTTGTAGAAAGGCTGGAGCCACCTGCATGGTGAGTTCTTCGCCATGAACGTAGTTCACCAGAAGTGAACCGGATGGATTCGCAGGCATCAGCCAACCAGCAGAGTAAGTGCCTCCGCATACGATGACGGACGGCGAATACTTTCTGC contains the following coding sequences:
- a CDS encoding glycosyltransferase family 4 protein yields the protein MPDERPLLLFVAPYFAPGYHGGVVQIYLGLLRQFRGFRVVVVADNWKVDQETARAWDNMAVESNGFTVERLDAFEFHLPQNARSPLTKAFLLLPSLMRFFVLGRKQWKALCRKYSPSVIVCGGTYSAGWLMPANPSGSLLVNYVHGEELTMQVAPAFLQPIMRMYQRRSLRDADMNIAVSRYTADLIARISDRVTVLPNFIDHDRFYVSGRREELRSRYGWSDKKVLLTVARLEPRKGIDQALRALARLKQSGDLQDDWRYVIAGKGSELGSLQRLISELKLEDVVEFLGFVSDADLPGCYEAADVFLQPNRNLNGDTEGFGVVFLEAAACGLPVIGGVAGGTGDAIDHGHNGLLVDGESIPQIADAIALLMSDDALRARFRAHGLEWASRFDVEKGRAGFEKILLQLLQQSDRSQVTS